One window of the Pieris brassicae chromosome 4, ilPieBrab1.1, whole genome shotgun sequence genome contains the following:
- the LOC123708270 gene encoding diacylglycerol kinase theta isoform X3 produces MLRLFLARFAGDILFLTELILTMSCESLVSQVSTIFCSSLRRRAWFTWCPQKLCNFIVHERCVGQVVTPCCGVAPSLIKNPVAHCWSEPTHHKRKFCTVCRKRLDELPALHCMICEYYVHGECVDFAAADCKENATYCAGSEPRHFHHWREGNLPANSKCSACRRACWSAECLTGYRCEWCGSTCHAGCRALIPEECNFGTLQPIFLPPSAVSIPRTEVPMEAIIGVHVRPPPSQRDFGCPRRRRWTPRLVTLARRLLPASCTPHHGASPPYSRARSVSEEFSSGCEGRSGSGGGSTGAPADQEHKPDHKQHRDRTPDDRDEEVVKVYDGEAAWSRRLYRPVVVGRNWNERELVAAALRAFHVARDPDQFELTDALAGDEPPLKDPTPLARVTRLPNKRPAVFLRFKEPETGGGEVRVYPGRIAGAGDTFVTVACTGDESVADLMASALERFGLDPSSATQDYRCSEILLDRGVSERVLEEDERPWRILVRLARDSVRRMELARFYLQPRRDPHGPTLALFVASLPPGLSERNYETILVEFLGADNKFTSIGPIYYEYGSMVITYEDASKAVRALYALREAKYEDKHLLVMLLPSIEPSMVPAGVKPLLVFVNVKSGGCQGLELISSFRKLLNPYQVFDLENGGPLPGLYVFRHIPNYKILVCGGDGTIGWVLQCLDNVGQDSQCSNPPCAIVPLGTGNDLARVLRWGSGYTGCEDPMSLLRDVIDAEEIRLDRWTVVFHPEDKQDEPKDLSKQTIPGSQSEDNSQILVMNNYFGIGIDADLCLDFHNAREENPNKFNSRLRNKGVYVKMGLRKMVGRKMCKDLHKAVKLEVDGKPVELPAVEGIIILNILSWGSGANPWGPEKDDQFNKPNHWDGMLEVVGVTGVVHLGQIQSGLRGAMRIAQGGHIKINLKSEIPVQVDGEPWVAAPSEVVVLKSALKATMLKKRAKVRRRSTEPALAPPAPPPPPPPPPDS; encoded by the exons tgtGCAACTTCATTGTGCACGAGCGATGCGTCGGACAGGTGGTAACGCCGTGCTGTGGAGTGGCACCGAGCCTTATAAAG aaCCCAGTGGCTCACTGTTGGTCAGAGCCGACTCACCACAAGCGGAAGTTCTGCACGGTGTGTCGGAAACGACTTGACGAACTACCAGCTTTACATTGTAtga TATGCGAATACTACGTCCACGGAGAATGTGTGGACTTCGCAGCGGCAGACTGCAAAGAGAACGCAACATACTGCGCGGGCAGCGAGCCCCGGCATTTCCATCACTGGAGAGAAGGCAATCTGCCTGCAAACTCCAAGTGTTCGGCGTGTCGAAGGGCTTGCTGGTCAGCCGAATGCCTCACCGGCTACCGCTGCGAATGGTGCGGCAGTACT TGTCACGCAGGCTGCCGTGCACTAATACCAGAAGAATGCAACTTTGGAACATTACAACCGATCTTCCTGCCTCCGTCAGCGGTCTCCATCCCGCGAACGGAGGTGCCCATGGAGGCGATCATAGGCGTCCACGTGCGGCCTCCACCCTCGCAGCGGGACTTCGGTTGCC CGCGGCGGCGAAGATGGACGCCGCGGTTGGTCACCCTGGCGCGGAGGCTGCTGCCTGCATCCTGCACGCCGCATCATGGCGCTTCGCCCCCCTACTCTAGAG CTCGCAGCGTCAGTGAGGAGTTCAGTTCAGGCTGCGAGGGCCGGTCAGGGTCCGGTGGAGGATCTACAGGCGCACCTGCGGATCAGGAGCACAAACCTGACCACAAACAACATAGAGATCGAACGCCAGACGATAGAGATGAAG AGGTAGTGAAGGTATACGACGGTGAAGCGGCGTGGTCACGTCGCTTGTACCGTCCAGTCGTGGTCGGGAGGAATTGGAACGAACGGGAGCTCGTAGCTGCGGCCCTAAGAGCTTTCCACGTGGCCCGGGATCCAGACCAGTTCGAACTGACAGATGCTCTGGCAGGGGACGAGCCGCCCCTCAAAGACCCAACGCCGTTAGCTCGCGTCACGCGGCTGCCGAACAAGCGTCCCGCTGTATTCTTACGGTTTAA AGAGCCAGAAACTGGTGGTGGAGAAGTGCGAGTGTACCCGGGTCGAATAGCGGGTGCTGGTGACACGTTCGTGACTGTAGCGTGTACGGGGGATGAGTCTGTTGCTGACCTAATGGCCTCCGCCTTAGAACGGTTCGGCCTGGACCCCTCCTCTGCCACGCAGGACTACCGCTGCTCTGAGATTCTACTGGATCGAGGAG TATCGGAACGTGTGTTAGAAGAAGACGAGCGGCCATGGCGGATTCTAGTACGCCTGGCGCGCGATTCGGTCCGGCGAATGGAGCTGGCGCGGTTTTATTTACAACCGCGTCGAGATCCGCACGGGCCGACCTTAGCTTTATTTGTTGCTTCCTTACCTCCTGGCCTCTCGGAACGAAATTACGAGACTATACTTGTAGAATTTTTAGGTGCAG ATAATAAGTTCACATCAATCGGTCCGATTTACTACGAGTACGGGTCGATGGTGATCACGTATGAGGACGCTAGTAAGGCCGTTCGCGCCCTCTACGCGCTCAGAGAGGCCAAATATGAAGATAAGCATTTATTAG TGATGCTGCTACCGAGCATCGAACCTTCCATGGTCCCGGCGGGGGTGAAGCCTCTCCTAGTGTTCGTGAACGTGAAGTCCGGTGGGTGCCAGGGCCTGGAACTCATCTCCTCCTTTCGGAAACTCCTCAACCCGTATCAAGTCTTCGATTTAGAAAACGGTGGTCCGTTACCTGG GCTGTACGTATTCCGTCATATTCCTAATTATAAGATACTGGTGTGCGGCGGAGACGGTACTATTGGATGGGTGCTGCAGTGTTTGGATAACGTGGGGCAAGACTCACAATGTTCCAACCCACCTTGCGCGATCGTGCCCCTCGGAACAG GCAATGACCTCGCGCGTGTCCTTCGTTGGGGCTCCGGTTACACCGGTTGTGAAGATCCCATGTCCTTGTTGCGTGACGTGATTGACGCTGAGGAGATACGGCTCGATCGCTGGACAGTCGTCTTTCATCCAGAGGACAAGCAGGATGAACCAAAGGACCTCTCCAAACAGACCATACCTG GTTCCCAGAGCGAGGACAACTCGCAAATCCTGGTCATGAACAATTACTTTGGCATCGGGATCGACGCCGACCTCTGTCTAGACTTCCATAACGCGAGGGAGGAAAAtccaaataaattcaatagcaG GTTACGCAATAAGGGTGTGTATGTTAAGATGGGTCTTCGTAAGATGGTGGGTCGCAAGATGTGCAAAGATCTTCACAAGGCTGTAAAGCTAGAGGTGGACGGTAAACCTGTTGAGCTGCCCGCTGTCGAGGGAATCATCATCCTAAACATTCTTAG TTGGGGCTCGGGTGCGAACCCGTGGGGTCCGGAGAAGGATGACCAGTTCAACAAGCCCAACCATTGGGACGGCATGTTGGAGGTGGTAGGCGTCACGGGAGTAGTTCACCTTGGCCAAATACAGTCCGGTCTGAGGGGCGCAATGCGAATTGCACAG GGCGGACACATAAAGATCAATCTCAAAAGCGAGATCCCCGTACAAGTTGATGGGGAGCCATGGGTGGCTGCACCGAGCGAGGTCGTCGTACTAAAATCCGCACTCAAG GCCACGATGCTGAAGAAGCGCGCCAAGGTGCGACGCCGCAGCACGGAGCCCGCGCTGGCCCCGCCCGCCCCGCCGCCGCCGCCGCCTCCACCCCCCGATTCCTGA